Proteins encoded together in one Paenibacillus sp. J23TS9 window:
- a CDS encoding sugar ABC transporter permease, whose amino-acid sequence MRKLGHQKHYYLMLLPGMVWLVMFSIVPMFGIAMAFQNYNPGNGLFKSEWVGLDNFKYMFQLNDSKTVILNTFIIAVGKIVFNLLIPLIFAILLNELRSLRYKKLVQTVVYLPHFLSWVIMSTIVIGIFGYYGVVNTIIGMFGVDPKLFMADAGIFRQLLIGTDVWKEFGYNAIIYLAALTGVNPNLYEAAAIDGANRWQLIRRVTLPALTTTVVLLGVLSLGNVLNAGFDQVYNLYNPLVYSTGDILDTWVYRLGLQNLQFSLATAAGLFKSVISFVLIFISYRLAYRYADYTVF is encoded by the coding sequence ATGAGAAAATTGGGCCATCAGAAACACTATTATTTGATGCTGCTGCCGGGTATGGTCTGGCTTGTGATGTTCAGTATTGTGCCTATGTTCGGCATTGCGATGGCATTTCAAAATTATAATCCGGGAAATGGATTGTTCAAATCCGAGTGGGTCGGATTGGATAACTTCAAGTATATGTTTCAGCTTAATGACAGCAAGACGGTGATACTCAATACCTTCATCATCGCTGTCGGCAAAATCGTGTTCAATTTGCTCATTCCGCTCATTTTTGCCATTCTGCTGAATGAGCTTCGCAGCTTGCGCTACAAAAAGCTGGTTCAGACCGTCGTATACCTGCCACACTTTCTGTCGTGGGTTATTATGTCAACAATTGTAATCGGAATCTTCGGCTACTATGGCGTCGTAAATACGATCATTGGCATGTTCGGCGTTGATCCTAAGCTTTTTATGGCGGATGCGGGGATATTCCGTCAGCTGCTCATCGGCACCGATGTGTGGAAGGAGTTTGGCTATAACGCGATTATTTATCTGGCAGCGCTGACAGGCGTCAACCCCAATCTGTATGAGGCGGCCGCCATTGACGGCGCCAACCGGTGGCAGTTGATCCGGCGCGTCACGCTGCCTGCGCTGACGACCACGGTAGTTTTGCTGGGCGTCTTGAGTTTAGGCAACGTGCTGAACGCCGGATTCGATCAGGTGTACAACCTGTATAATCCGCTTGTGTATTCAACCGGAGATATTTTGGATACATGGGTGTACCGGCTGGGCTTGCAAAATCTTCAGTTCTCGCTGGCGACGGCGGCCGGTTTGTTCAAGTCGGTCATTAGCTTTGTGCTGATATTCATATCCTATCGTCTGGCTTATCGCTATGCCGATTACACGGTATTCTAA